From Epinephelus lanceolatus isolate andai-2023 chromosome 5, ASM4190304v1, whole genome shotgun sequence, the proteins below share one genomic window:
- the LOC117262646 gene encoding uncharacterized protein LOC117262646 — MSKVELLRSLVCERLTAAAEEIFGLVERTIAEYEEELCRSNQENERQRKLLDAVLKPQVRVHRAVVSADVQQDPESPHIKEDQTQLCSRWEGEQRHGPVPVKSKDNEEEAQSSQLHQREIDENGEEAEVSACSSAQQMETESDGENFGGPEATRSLDPDGSLQPANDDETPDSSKQTDTVKLKEAQTGVSVNQQAVNVRTYDCFEPEAENRADDLKKTRKLQSEFKKLTNKGIPAGGRECNTGKKSISCSECGKTFEPKTCGPPGVKPFVCSVCVQRSTQSAHFITQKRTHSREKTFKCSVCNKQFSYKCDAVRHIRIHTGEKPFSCSVCDKRFTQSTGLDTHMRIHTGEKPFSCSLCPKRFTRSGILARHMRVHTGEKPYCCSVCNTSFSLSQSLLKHMRIHTGEKPFSCSVCDKTFTQKGHLTQHMTIHTGEKSFSCCVCGRKFTRQSRVKNHKCVTKSCSSK; from the exons atgtctaaagtgGAACTGTTGAGATCGTTGGTGTGTGAGCgtctaactgctgctgctgaagaaatatttGGACTGGTGGAAAGAACCATAGCAGAGTATGAAGAGGAACTTTGTCGGTCAAATCAGGAGAACGAGCGACAGCGGAAACTACTGGACGCTGTTTTAAAACCTCAAGTTCGGGtgcacagagcag TTGTATCTGCAGACGTTCAGCAGGACCCAGAGTCACCACACATTAAAGAAGATCAGACGCAACTCTGCAGCAGATGGGAGGGAGAGCAGCGTCATGGacctgtccctgtgaagagtaAAGATAATGAAGAAGAAGCTCAAtcctcacagcttcatcaaagagAAATTGATGAGAACGGAGAAGAGGCAGAGGTTTCAGCCTGTAGCTCAGCtcaacagatggaaacagagagTGATGGGGAGAACTTTGGAGGACCAGAAGCAACCAGGAGCTTAGATCCAGATGGTTCTTTACAACCAGCTAATGATGATGAGACTCCAGACTCTTCCAAACAAACCGACACTGTGAAATTAAAGGAGGCCCAGACAGGTGTATCTGTCAATCAACAAGCTGTAAATGTCAGGACTTATGACTGTTTTGAGCCTGAGGCTGAAAACAGGGCTGATGACTTGAAGAAAACAAGGAAACTTCAGtcagaatttaaaaaactgaCAAACAAGGGCATTCCTGCAGGGGGTAGAGAATGTAACACTGGCAAGAAGTCTatcagctgctctgagtgtggtaAAACATTTGAACCGAAGACCTGCGGTCCTCCAGGAGTGAAACCATTTGTTTGCTCAGTTTGTGTCCAAAGATCCACACAGAGTGCACATTTCATCACACAGAAGAGAACTCATTCAAGAGAAAAAACCTTTAAATGTTCGGTCTGTAACAAACAATTTAGCTATAAGTGTGATGCTGTGAGACATATCAggattcacacaggagagaaaccctTTAGCTGCTCAGTCTGTGATAAAAGATTCACACAGAGCACAGGTTTGGACACacacatgagaatccacacaggagagaagccaTTCAGCTGCTCACTCTGTCCCAAACGTTTCACCCGGAGTGGTATCCTGGCCAGACACATGAGAGttcatacaggagaaaaaccataCTGCTGCTCAGTGTGTAATACAAGTTTTAGTCTGAGTCAGTCCTTGTTAAAACACATGAGGAtccatacaggagagaaaccattcagctgctcagtttgtgataaaacatttacacaaaaaGGACATCTGACACAACACATGACAATCCACACAGGGGAGAAATCATTCAGTTGCTGTGTTTGTGGTAGAAAATTCACCAGACAGTCGCGTGTGAAAAATCACAAATGTGTCACAAAGAGCTGCAGCAGTAAATGA